Part of the Mycolicibacterium mageritense genome is shown below.
CTAATTGGGAACGGTCCGTAATCGGCGCCGTGACACATCCCGCTCGAGTTGATGCCGGGCCGCTATATCACGGCAAACTGAAATCACATTGTCGCCACGCCGTTACCTGGCTACCCTTGAGCTCATCTGGCAACACGCTGTGAATACCGGCGGCACGGTGGCCCCGATGCCGCGGGGGTGCTGGAAGGTTGCGATGTGCAGGGACGACGTGCGCGAGGACCGACCGGGTCGAGCCGCCCCGGGCGGATGCGGCCGAACACGCCGGCAATCTCACATTAGCCCCGCTAGCCACTCCAGCCACATCTGTAACAGCGCGTGCTCAGCAAACGTCCAACGTCGCCTTTTGATATGAGGAGGCAGAGATGAAGGCGCTCATCGGACTTGCCATTGGCGCACTCGCGGCAAGCGGAATCGCGCTGGCAGGCGCTCCAGCGGCGAGTGCCGGCTGCCAGGGCGGCTGGACGCCATGGGGCGGCGGCACCACATGCGACGGCCCAATCTCGCAGGACGGCACATTCCAGCGGTGCGTGACCGCCGGAGCCATGGGCTTCGGCGGCACCAACTGCTATCTGATGAACATCAACAACCTGGACGGCAACGTCCCGTACGTCGGCCCCTGACGGCCTTTCCGAACCGTCAGGCCGGGGGCATCATCCCCGGTGGGGCGTCCGTGACCGGAACGGGAACACCGACACCCGGGCGCGCGGGCGGAGGCGGCGGAGCGTTCGGATCAGCCGGCGGCGGTGGCGGAGCGTTCGGGTCCGGCGGCGGCGCCGCGGGCGGCGTCCACGGACGGATCGAGTTGGCAAGGGCGGTCGCGGCGGCCTTGTCGACCGGATGGTTCGCCGAGCCGAGCCAGACGACGAACCAGCGCTCGGGCGCGCGCTGGCCGCGCGGGGTTCCAGGCGGTGTCGGTGCGCCGACGACGCCGGCCCAGATCTGCCCATTCGGCTTGTTGGCGTCGGTGAACTTCACCTCATAGAACGAGGCGGTGCCCGCCATGCCGTTTGCGTTGAGCGGCACCGACTCCTGGTTGACCCGGGTGCCGGGGAACGGCATGAAGAACTCGCCCATGTCGGACGCCAGCCGGACGGCCGCCTTGCTGTTGTCGGCCTCGGCGCCGGCGAACAGCTTGAGGTCGAGCCGGCCCAGCAGCACGCTGGTGTCGTTGGGCGGTTCCGGAGTGCCCTCCGGCGGGATCTTGGTCAGCAGCGCCTGCCCGTACGACAGCTGGGTCGCGTCGGAGACCTTCCATCCCGCGGGCACGACATAGCTGAAGCCACCGGCCGCGTTGTCGACCCGGCCCGGCTCCGGCGCCGGAGGCGGTGCGGGCGCGTTCGGATCCGCGGGCGCGGCAGGCGCACCTGGGGCTGCGGGAGCGCCGGGAGCGGCAGGGGCCGGAGGCGCTGCCGGGGCATTGGGATCCGCGGGAGCCGCCGGGGCGGGTGCCGCAGGCGCAGGCGGAGCGTTCGGATCGGCCGGGGGCGGCGCGGGCAGGAAGGTGTTGCCAGGAGGCGGGGGCGGCGGCTCGGGATCTGCGTGCGCCACCGTGGGCAGCGCGACGGCCACCGCGGTCGCGCCGGTCACCGCGACCAACGCCAGCTTTGTCGACAGGCCCCTGCGTCGATGAGACATCGTGTCCGACTCCTCCATGGGGATGAAACTACCGTGTTACCGCCGTGACGCAAGTGTGAGTTGCTCTTAGAGTGTTTAACTGAGAGATTGCTGAATCACACCGAGTCAATGTTCAGATGCAGTTTCCATATTTGCCAATCCAACGGGGCCCCGCGCGCCACGCCGAGCCGGGCGAAACCCGCTCGGCAACCCCTTGGCGCCGGGAACTCACCGGTTCATCGTCACACCACACAGCCCCGTTACGGCGCCGGGTACACGGCGACCTCTTGCGCCTTGACAGTGAAGTACACCCGCTCGCCCGGCGCCAGTCGGAGCGCACTCGCCGACTCCGCCGTGATGTCGGCCGCCAGCCCGGGCGCACCGTCCGGTTGCTCGTCGGCCCGCACCCGAATCCCCGGACCGCGACCGTCGAGCTCGGCAATGGTGACCGCGACGGTGTTGCGCGGGCTGCCGTGCGGTTCCTGCCGGTACACGGCGACCGCGGCCGGAGCGAAGACCGCGACCGCGGCATCGCCCGCCGAAAGCTCGGCGACAGCCCCGCCATGCCAGGCCTCACCCCACGCCGTCACCAGCGCACCGCGGCCGTCGACAGTCCCGTTGATCAGGTTCAGGCCCGCGAAGCGCGCCCCGAAGCGGCTCTTCGGAGATGCGAGAACCGTTGCGGTAGAGCCGCTTTCGGCGATCCTTCCGGCTTCGAGGATGAGCACCCGATCGGCCAGGGTGACCACATCGAGCACGTCGTGGGTGATCAGCACGGCAGATCGCCCGTCCCGGTTGAGCACACCACGCAAGACCTTGCGCATCGCGGTGGCCACCGCGACGTCGAGGCCGGCCATCGGTTCGTCGAGCAGCAGCACGTCGGGGTCTGCGGCCAGCGCGCGTGCCAGCGCGACCCGCTGCGCCTGTCCCCCGGACAGCTGCCGCGGCATCCGGCCGGCAAGTTCGCGCGCACCGACCTCATCCAGCCAGTGCCGCGCCGCGGCCCGTGCCTCCCGGCGCGCGAGCCGGTGGCGGCTGCGCGGGCCGAACTCGACGTTCGCCGCGACATCCAGGTGGGGAAACAACAGCGGATCCTGCATGAGCAGGCCGACGCGACGCGCGTAGGCGGGCACCGCGAGACCAGCCGCGGTGTCGGTCAGCACCCGGTCACCCGCCTGGACCCGGCCGGCGTCGGGCACCAGCAATCCCGCGATGACGTGCAGGGTCGTCGATTTGCCCGCGCCGTTGGGGCCGAGCACCGCGAGCACCTCGCCGGGCGCAACGTCGAACTCCACGTCGAGCCCGCGCCGCTCGACGACCGCACGTACCGAAAGACCGGTCATCCCCAGCCGCCCGCCCGCAGCCGCCGACTGCCCAACCCGATGACGACCACGGCCGCCACCACGACCAGCAGCACCGAAAGCGCCACGGCGGCGTCGGGGTCGCTTTCCCGCTGCAGATAGATCTCCAGCGGCAGGGTTCGGGTCACGCCCTGCCGAGAGCCCGCGAACGTCAGCGTCGCACCGAACTCACCGAGAGCCCGGGCGAACGCCAGCACCGCGCCCGACAACAGACCGGGCCCCAACAGCGGCAACGTCACCCGCCACCACACGGTGCTCGGACGCGCTCCCAGCGTCGCGGCGACCACCTCGAAATCAGTGCCTGCCGTGCGAGCCGCACCTTCCAGCGAAACCACCAGGAACGGCAAGGACACGAATGTCTGGGCCAGCACCACCGCTGCCGTGGTGAACGCGATCTGCACGCCTGCGGCGTCCAGATAACGCCCCAGCAGCCCCAGCCGACCGAACGCGTACAGCAGCGCGATACCGCCCACGACGGGCGGCAGCACCAACGGCAGCAGGATCAGCGGCCGGGTCAGCCTGACGAATCGACCGTCGCTGCGCGCCAGCACCAGCGCCAGCGGCACGCCCACCAGCACGCACAACGCCGTGCTGGCCGCAGCCGTGCGCAGACTCAACAGCAGTGCCGTGGTCGCCGAATCACTGGTGATCAAGGCCCAGAATCGGGTCCAGTCCACCTTGACCACGACGGCGATCAGCGGCAGGACCACAAATCCCGCGCCGATCGTGGCAGGCAGGAAAATCCAGCGGGGCAACCCAGGCGTGCTGGTCAAGACGTGACACACCGGGCCGTGACGGCGACGGCAGCGTCCCCGATTCGCGTCATCGCACAAACCCTAAGCGAATCCGGCGGCGCGTTGAGTTTCGTCCTATAGCTACTGTCCAGTAACATCGTCCGGTGATCGCCCCCAACCGGTGTGGCGATCCCAGGTACACGGAGGTACATCATGGCGGAGGTGCTGGTCACCGGCGGCGACACCGAGCTCGGCCGGACGATCGCAGCAGGCTACAAGGACGCGGGCCACAACGTGGTCATCGCCGGTGCGCGCCGCGACGACCTGGAGATCGCGGCCAAGGAGCTCGACATCGAGTCGATCGTGTTCGACAACACCGACCCGGCCAGCCTCGAGGACGCCCGCAGCCTGTTCCCGCACCACATCGACACGCTGGTCAACGTGCCCGCACCGCGTTTCGAGGCCAAGGATCCGCGCACCTTCACGCTCGCCGACCAGGCCGCGGCGTGGCGCAACACGCTCGATGCCGCAGTGGTCTCGGCCGCGCTGACCGTCCAGATCGTCGGTGACCACCTTCGGTCCGGCGGAACGATCGTCAACGTGGTTCCCGACAGCCCGCGCGGCGGCAGCGTGGACGCCGCCATCAAGGCGGCACTGGCGGACTGGACCGCCGGCCAGGCCGAGTACTTCGGCACCCGCGGCATCACGGTCAACGCCGTCGCCTCGGGCCGCAGCGCCCAGCCCGGTTACGACGGCCTCGGCACCACGCCGCCGTCGGTGGCCGACGAGTTCGCCCGGCTCGCGGTGTTCTTGAGCACGCACGCCGCGCGGCACATCACCGGACAGATGTTGCACGTCAGTCGCGGTGCCCTCGCCACCCTGGGATAGCGCGCTAGGGTCGGAGAAGTGACAATCCGACTCGGACTCCAGATCCCCAATTTCTCCTACGGCACCGGCGTTTCCGAACTCTTCCCCACTGTCATAGCGCAGGCCCGGGAAGCCGAAGCGGCCGGCTACGACTCGGTCTTCGTGATGGACCACTTCTATCAGCTGCCGGGCCTCGGTACGCCTGACCAGCCGATGTTGGAGGCCTACACCGCGCTGGGCGCACTGGCCACCGCGACGGAAAAGGTACAGCTCGGCACCCTGGTGACGGGCAACACGTACCGGAACCCGACGCTGCTGGCCAAGGCCATCACGACGCTCGACGTCGCCAGTCAGGGCCGCGCGATCCTCGGTATCGGCACCGGCTGGTTCGAACTCGAACACGACAGCCTCGGCTACGAATTCGGCACCTTCACCGACCGGTTCAACAAGCTGGGCGAGGCACTGCAGATCATCCTGCCGATGCTCGCCGGCGAGCGCCCGACCTTCACCGGCAAGTACTACCGCACCGTCGAGGCGATGGCGAATCCGCGCTTCCGCGAACACATTCCGCTCATGATCGGCGGCAGCGGCGAGAAGAAGACCATCCCGTTGGCGGCGCAGCACTTCGACCACCTCAACATCATCGCCAACTTCGACGAACTGCCCCGCAAGCTCGACGTGATCCGGCAGCAGTGCGAGCAGATCGGCCGCGACCCGGCGACGCTGGAGACCAGCATGCTGGTGATCGCGCTGATCGGCGAGCACTACACCGCCGACGCCATCCCACCGGATTTTCAGCAGCGCGCAGTGTTCGGCAGCGCCGAGCAGATCGCCGAGCAACTCAAGACCAAGCTCTTCGACACCGGCGTCGACGGCGTCATCCTGAGTCCGGTGACCATGGGCGGCTACGTGCCCGGTGGAATTACCGCGGTAGCAGATGTCGTGAAACCGCTGATATCCGGGTAAACAGTCCGTGCGGTTACCCATCTCACCGCGCTGGCAGGAATCCTGCCTACTAACCTATCGGTTGTACTGAGTGGTAAAACGTCCGCGAGGAGCAGCAATGAGCCATCCCGGAGCTACGGCATCGGATCGGCATAGAGTCGTCATCATCGGATCCGGGTTCGGTGGATTGAACGCCGCGCAGGCGCTCAAGAAGGCCGATGTCGACATCAAGTTGATCGCCCGTACGACGCATCACCTGTTCCAGCCCCTGCTCTACCAGGTGGCCACCGGCATCATCTCCGAGGGCGAGATCGCCCCGCCCACACGACTCATCCTGCGCAAGCAGCGCAACGCGCAGGTGCTCCTCGGGGACGTGACCCACGTCGACCTGGAGAAGCAGACGGTCGACTCGATCCTGCTCGGCCACACCTACAGCACGCCGTACGACACGCTCATCCTGGCGGCCGGGGCGGGCCAGTCGTACTTCGGCAACGACCATTTCGCGGAATGGGCACCCGGCATGAAGTCGATCGACGATGCGCTTGAGCTGCGTGGACGCATCCTCGGTGCGTTCGAGCAGGCCGAGCGGTCGAGCGATCCGGAGCGGCGCAAGAAGCTGCTGACGTTCGTCGTCGTCGGCGCGGGCCCCACCGGTGTCGAAATGGCAGGCCAGATCCAGGAACTCGCCGACCAGACGCTCAAGGGCAGCTTCCGCCACATCGACCCCACCGAGGCGCATGTCATCCTGCTCGACGCCGCGCCCGCCGTGCTGCCGCCCATGGGCGAGAAGCTCGGCCTCAAGGCCAAGGCCCGGCTGGAGAAGATGGGCGTGGAGATCCAGCTCAACGCCATGGTCACCGATGTCGACCGCAACGGCATCACCGTCAAGGACAAGGACGGCACGCTGCGCCGGATCGAGTCCGCGTGCAAGGTGTGGTCGGCGGGCGTGCAGGCCAGCCCGCTCGGCCGGGATCTGGCCGCCCAGTCCGACACCGAGATCGACCGGGCGGGGCGCGTCAAGGTGAATCCCGATCTGTCCATCCCGGGTCACCCCAATGTGTTCGTGATCGGCGACATGGCGTTCGTCGACGGCGTTCCGGGAATGGCACAGGGAGCGATCCAGGGCGGCAAGTACGTCGCGAACATCATCAAGACCGAGGCAAAGGCACGCGAACACGGCACCATCCCCAAGCCGCGGGCGCCGTTCAAGTACTTCGACAAGGGGTCGATGGCCACCGTGTCGAAGTGGAACGCCGTGGCCAAGGTGGGCAAGTTCGAGTTCAGCGGCTTCTTCGCGTGGCTGGCCTGGTTGGGCCTGCACCTGATCTACCTGGTGGGCTTCAAGACCAAGATCGCCACGTTGCTGTCGTGGGCCGTGACGTTCCTGAGCCGTCAGCGTGGTCAGCTGACCATCACCGAGCAGCAGGCCTACGCCCGCACCAGGATCGAGGAACTCGAAGAGATCGCGGCCTCGGTCCAAGAGACCGAGAAGGCGGCTTCCTAACGCTCCGCAGCCTCAGGCGGCAGCCGGTCACCCTGCCAGGTGGCCAGGCTGCCGCCTACGGCCAGTGGCAGAACCAGCCCCGCACCGTCGAAGGACGTTTGCGGATAACGTAATTCGCTGATGCAGGCCCGCGGGGCGCCCAGCACGTCATCGCCGAGTGCGCCACTGCCCAGTTCGAGACGATGCCGCAGCAGCGGCGCCGCGTCGATGTCGACATGCAGAGCCCCCGACCAGAATCCGTGGCGCTCACCGGATCTGCCGATCTGCACGCGCTCCCGCAGTCGCACCCGCGCAGGACCGGCGAGCCGTAGCCGCGTCGTCGTGCGATGGCCGGAACCACCGGCCACCACTGTCGGCTGAGGATCGAGGTCCAACTCCCCGCCACATCGATCTCCCAACACGCCGTGGAGTCCGGCCTGTGCACGGCAGGCAACGTGACCATGGCGGCCACGGTGCGAATCCGCAGCCGCGCACCGGCTTCCACGATGAGCCGGACCGTCAACCCGTCGCCGCCGAGCGGCGTGGCGGCCGTCGACACCAGGTGCACGGTGTCCGGTTCGGTGCACCGGCCGGTGACCGCGCCGGTGGCCTCGATCCGGGGCATCCGGCCGGGGCACGCGACGACGAGCAGCGACGACTGCATCACACCTGCGCGGCGAGCTGCGCGCGCACCCAACTCAGCACCGGACCGGCCGTGGGATCGTCGGTGAGCGAGATCAGCACGGTGGGCCGCTCCTGGCGGACCTTGGCCGCGTCCCGGCGCATGACATCGAGGTCGGCACCGACCAGCGGCGCCAGGTCGGTCTTGTTGACCACCAACAGATCCGAGAACGTCACGCCGGGGCCGCCCTTGCGGGGTACCTTGTCTCCGCCCGCCACGTCGACGACGAAGATCTGCACGTCGACGAGCCCCGAGGAGAACGTGGCGGTGAGATTGTCCCCGCCGGATTCGACCAGGATCAGATCGAGCCCCGGGGTGGTCTCGATCAGGTCGTCGATCGCGTCGAGATTGGCCGTGATGTCGTCGCGGATCGCGGTGTGCGGGCAGCCGCCGGTCTGCACGGCGGCAATGCGCTCGTCGGGCAGCACCGCGTGCCGACGCAGGAAATCCGCGTCCTCGGTGGTGTAGATGTCGTTGGTCAGCACCGCGAGCGACAGTTCGTCGCGCAACTGCCGGCACAACGCGGCGACCAGTGCGGTCTTTCCCGAACCGACCGGACCGCCGACACCGATGCGCAGCGGTTCACCCGGCTCGCGTACCCGCTTGGGGCGATCAACATGGGTGTGCGGTTCGCCGTCGAGGAAATGAGGTGGCATGGCAGGCCTTTCAGGAGACGAACAACGGTCGCTCGCGTGCGGTGTGCCGCTGGGCCAGCACGTCGAGCAGCGGATCGGACAGGTCGGCCAGCCCGCGGGCGGCCTCGGCGGCCGTGGCGTCGCACAGCCCGGCCAGATCGAAGGTCAGGGCCGCGACGTCACCGGGATCCAAAGCCAGGAGGCGTTGCGCGGCGGTAGCCGAACCCGTCATGGTCTGGTACACGACCGACAACGCGGTCTGCGGTGGATCGAGCCCCGCCACCGCGCCCACCCTGCCGGCCGCGACCGCCAGGTGCGGCCGTCGCCCGAGGAGATCCCAGTCGCGGTCCGGCCATACCCGCCGGGCCAGCCGCGCCAAACCGCGCCCCTGCGCCCGGGATGCCTCGCGTGCCGCGGGAGCCGGTGTGCGGGCATCGGTTTCGGCGTCGGCCGCCGCGGCCGACAGGACACCCGTGTGCACCGCGACCGCGACCGAGCCCGTCACCAGGCCGTGGCTGCGGATGCGCCGGACGAGGTAGGCGCGCAACCCAGCCAGATCGGTGACCAGGCCGCTGGTCACCGCTTCTTCGACTCCCCCGGAGTGCACGTGCCCGCCGGTGGGTAACCGCGAATCGGCCAGGACCAGAAGCGTTGTGAGACCGGTCATCTAGAACAGGAAGTAGCGCTGCGCCATCGGCAGCTCGACGGCCGGCTGCTCCTGCCACACCTCGCCGTCGATGCGCACCGTGAAGGTGTCGGGTTCGACCTCGATGTGGGGCAGCGCGTCGTTGAGTGGCATGTCGGCCTTGCCGATGTGTCGAACGTCCTTGACCGCGACGAGGTTTCGCCGGATGTCGAGACGGTCGGCCAGTCCGTCGTCGATGGCCTGCGGAGCGACGAAATGAACCGACGTGGCAGCGGCCGCGGCGGGTGCCGCACCGAACATCGGCCGGGGCAACACCGGTTGCGGCGTGGGGATCGACGCGTTGGCATCCCCCATGGCGGCCCACGCGACCATGCCGCCCTTGAGCACCGCATGCGGGCGCACGCCGAAGAACGCGGGCTCCCACAGCACCAGGTCGGCGAGCTTACCGACCTCGACCGAACCGATCTCGTCGTCGAGCCCGTGCGCAATCGCCGGGCAGATGGTGTATTTGGCGACGTAGCGGCGCACGCGATGATTGTCGGCAAGGCCGTCGCCCGCCAGCGCACCGCGCCTGCGCTTCATGACGTGCGCGGTCTGCCACGTGCGCAGCACCACCTCGCCGATCCGGCCCATCGCCTGCGCATCGCTGCCGATCATCGAGATCGCGCCGAGGTCGTGTAACAGATCCTCCGCGGCGATCGTCGACGGCCGGATCCGGCTCTCGGCGAATGCCAGATCCTCCGGCACGCTCGGGTTGAGGTGATGGCACACCATGAGCATGTCGAGATGCTCGTCGAGCGTGTTGACGGTGTGCGGTCGCGTAGGGTTGGTCGAGCTCGGCAACACGTTGGCGTGGCTCACGACGGTGATGATGTCGGGCGCATGCCCACCGCCTGCACCCTCGGTGTGGTAGGCGTGAATCGACCGGCCCTTGATGGCAGCCAACGTGTCTTCGACGAAACCGGCCTCGTTGAGCGTATCGGTGTGAATGTTGGCCTGGACGCCTGCGGCGTCGGCGACCGTGAGGCACGCATCGATCGCCGCAGGGGTGGTGCCCCAGTCCTCGTGGAGCTTGAATCCCGCTGCCCCACCGCGCAACTGCTCCCACATCGCCTCGGCGCTGACGGTGTTGCCCTTGCCGAGCAGGGCCACGTTGAGCGGCCAGGAATCCAGCGATTCCAGCATCCGTGCGAGATGCCATGAGCCCGGAGTGACCGTGGTGGCCTTGCTGCCCTCCGCCGGGCCGGTGCCCCCGGCCACGATCGTGGTGATCCCGCCGCCGAGCGCTTCCTCCATGATCTGCGGGCAGATCAGGTGGACGTGACAGTCGATGGCCCCTGCCGTGAGGATGCGGCCGTTGCCCGCGATGATTTCCGTCGACGGGCCGACCACGAGATCGGGATGAACGCCGGACATGATGTCCGGGTTACCGGCCTTGCCGATCGCGGCAATACGGCCGTCACGGATCCCGATGTCGGCCTTGATGATTCCCCAGTGATCGATGATGACCGCGCCCGTGATGACGGTGTCGGGGGCACCGTCGGCACGGGTCGCCCGGGACTGCCCCATCGACTCGCGCAGCACTTTCCCGCCGCCGAACACCGCCTCGTCGCCTGCCAGTCCCGGGCCACCACTGCGATCCTCGGTGATCTCGATGAACAGATCGGTGTCGGCCAACCGGATCCGGTCGCCGGTTGTCGGTCCGAACAGCGCGGCGTAGCGGGCCCGGGACAGTTCACTCATGAGCATCCAATCGGCCGGGCGGGTTGAGGCTGATGCCGTGCACTTCGCGGGCACCTCCCAGCGGCACCAGGGAAACACGCTGGGCCACACCGGGTTCGAATCTGACGGCGGTTCCCGCGGGGATGTCGAGGCGGCGGCCGTGCGCGGCCACGCGGTCGAAGTCCAGCGCCGCGTTGGCCTGGGGCAGGTGCACGTGACTGCCGACCTGAACCGGGCGGTCGCCGGTGTTGACGACATCGAGGACGATCCGATCGGCACCGGCGTTGAGGCCGATATCGCCCTCACCGAACCTGATTTCACCAGGGATCATGGGGCCGCCTCAGGCGATCGGGTGATGCACGGTGACCAGCTTGGTCCCGTCCGGAAAGGTCGCCTCGACCTGGACATCGTCGAGCATCTCGGGAACCCCCTCCATGACGTCGTCGCGCGTCAGCACGCCGCGTCCACTGGCCATCAACTCGGCAACCGTCCGGCCGTCCCGCGCGCCTTCGAGCAGGTGGTCGGTGATCACCGCGACCGCTTCGGGATGGTTGAGCCGCAGCCCACGAGCCTGCCTGCGGCGCGCCAGTTCTGCGGCATACGAGATCAGCAAGCGGTCCCGCTCATGCGGCGTCAAACGCATAGTGCGCGATATTGCCACGGCCCGCGCCACCGCGCGCGCCGGAGCGCCTGCCGGCTACTCCGGCGGGATGTTCTGCAACCGCACCTGACCGCGCGCCACGAGCCGGTCGTTCTCGTCGGTGATGGTGATCAGCCACAGCTGCTGGCGGCGGCCGCGGTGGATCGGCGTGGAAACCGCTGTCACGGTGCCTGATCCGATCGCGCGCAGGAAGTCGGTGTTGTTGTTGACGCCGACGACCGTCCCGCCGCCGTTCTCCGCCAGCCAGACATGGCCTGACACACTGGCCAGGCTTTCGACGATCGAGCAGTACACGCCGCCGTGCACGATTCCCCACGGCTGCAAAAGCTTGTCGTGGATCTTGAGCTCGGCGCGCCCGCCGTCAGGCGTCAGGTCCAGGTAGCTGAGCCCGAGTTCGGCGTCGAAGCCCCTGCCGAGTTCTGCTGGCGAATCTGTCGTCACAATCCTCGTGTCTACACGTAGGGCCCGCACAAAGATGCGGGCGGGTTCCGCGCTGTTAACGCGGAACCCGCCCTCGAGTGGACCGGGGGTCTCTGCAGCCCTCAGGACTCCGGCGCGGTCCGTTAGCCTCGTACCGAAATAATAGGCAAGGCTGCCCTAATTTAGCAAGACCTTCCCCGCGCGGCTCTCGCCACGCACCGGAAGACCGAAGCCGACCAGCGCGTCGAGCACCGCCTGCCCTCGGCGCATGCTGACCACTTCGCTGCAGCCGGCGAGCAGGGGCACCTGAGTGGCCGCACTGACCACCGCAGCGCCGACCATGTGCCACATCGCCGGAATCGACATCGCGCCATCACTGATCTCCGCCAGCCGGCCGAACAGCGGTTCGAGTGCCCGATGGCTGCGGTGCGCGACCCACGTGGTCAGGGCCGCCTCGCTGGGCAGCGCGACTATGCCGTCATAGGACGCATTGGCGATCCGGGTGATCCGCCCCTTGAGGTATGGATCATCGGGCAGCGCGCGCAGGATCGGATCCACCACGCCGACCCAGTCGATGGCACCCTCGGAGTCGACGTGCACCCAGAGGTTCTCCAGGCCGGTGTCCCACGCCCGCCCCTCAAGCACCAGCAGCGGCACCACGCGACCGATCACCACGTGGGCCAGCGTCGCGGCGAGCTGCTGCGCGACCGCCGCCCGGTTGTCGGTCTCGGCGACCGCGACGTCGAACATGGCCTGCAACCGATCGGCATCCAGCGCGTCCGACAGCGGCCACCAGCGGCGCCGGGACAGATCGCCCATGACGGCGACACCGTAGACCCGCGGACACTCCGGATACAGCTCGCGCAGACGCCGGCTCGATTCATGCAACGGCAATGTCCGCCTGATGGCCATACCCGCGATCAGCGGATCCTCGACAACGACCGTCATGTCACCTCCCGAAGGCTCCTCGTTCACTTAGGTTAGCCTTACTATAGTCACGGGATCATCGAGGGCCAGAGGCTGTGACTCGTTTCACAACGCGCCTCACAACGGCCGCTGACCTTGGACAAAACGCTCACAGCGGGCGGCAGCGCGGCCACCCGCCAACGGATACGACGCACGGTAGTAACCCCGTAGTACGCTGGGATTACTGCTCAGGAGAGTGAACGGAACATGGCCAAACTGACGCGTCTAGGGGAACTTGAGCGCGAGGTGATGGACCACCTTTGGTCCGCGCCCGAACCCCAAACAGTGCGCCAAGTTCACGAGGCGCTGGCCGCCCGCCGTGACTTGGCTTACACCACGATCATGACCGTGCTGCAACGGCTCGCCAAGAAGAACTTGGTGGTGCAGCACCGCGACGATCGTGCACATCGCTATGCCCCCACCCACGGCCGCGACGAGCTGGTGGCGGGCCTCATGGTCGACGCCCTCGACCAGGCCGCCGACTCCGGCAGCCGACAGGCCGCGCTGGTCCATTTCGTCGAACGTGTGGGCGCCGACGAGGCCGAAGCCCTGCGTCGTGCGCTGGACGAACTCGAGAGCAAGCACCGGATACCGCCACCC
Proteins encoded:
- a CDS encoding CDGP domain-containing protein, whose protein sequence is MKALIGLAIGALAASGIALAGAPAASAGCQGGWTPWGGGTTCDGPISQDGTFQRCVTAGAMGFGGTNCYLMNINNLDGNVPYVGP
- a CDS encoding alanine and proline-rich secreted protein Apa; this translates as MEESDTMSHRRRGLSTKLALVAVTGATAVAVALPTVAHADPEPPPPPPGNTFLPAPPPADPNAPPAPAAPAPAAPADPNAPAAPPAPAAPGAPAAPGAPAAPADPNAPAPPPAPEPGRVDNAAGGFSYVVPAGWKVSDATQLSYGQALLTKIPPEGTPEPPNDTSVLLGRLDLKLFAGAEADNSKAAVRLASDMGEFFMPFPGTRVNQESVPLNANGMAGTASFYEVKFTDANKPNGQIWAGVVGAPTPPGTPRGQRAPERWFVVWLGSANHPVDKAAATALANSIRPWTPPAAPPPDPNAPPPPPADPNAPPPPPARPGVGVPVPVTDAPPGMMPPA
- a CDS encoding sulfate/molybdate ABC transporter ATP-binding protein — translated: MTGLSVRAVVERRGLDVEFDVAPGEVLAVLGPNGAGKSTTLHVIAGLLVPDAGRVQAGDRVLTDTAAGLAVPAYARRVGLLMQDPLLFPHLDVAANVEFGPRSRHRLARREARAAARHWLDEVGARELAGRMPRQLSGGQAQRVALARALAADPDVLLLDEPMAGLDVAVATAMRKVLRGVLNRDGRSAVLITHDVLDVVTLADRVLILEAGRIAESGSTATVLASPKSRFGARFAGLNLINGTVDGRGALVTAWGEAWHGGAVAELSAGDAAVAVFAPAAVAVYRQEPHGSPRNTVAVTIAELDGRGPGIRVRADEQPDGAPGLAADITAESASALRLAPGERVYFTVKAQEVAVYPAP
- a CDS encoding ABC transporter permease — its product is MTSTPGLPRWIFLPATIGAGFVVLPLIAVVVKVDWTRFWALITSDSATTALLLSLRTAAASTALCVLVGVPLALVLARSDGRFVRLTRPLILLPLVLPPVVGGIALLYAFGRLGLLGRYLDAAGVQIAFTTAAVVLAQTFVSLPFLVVSLEGAARTAGTDFEVVAATLGARPSTVWWRVTLPLLGPGLLSGAVLAFARALGEFGATLTFAGSRQGVTRTLPLEIYLQRESDPDAAVALSVLLVVVAAVVVIGLGSRRLRAGGWG
- a CDS encoding SDR family oxidoreductase — encoded protein: MAEVLVTGGDTELGRTIAAGYKDAGHNVVIAGARRDDLEIAAKELDIESIVFDNTDPASLEDARSLFPHHIDTLVNVPAPRFEAKDPRTFTLADQAAAWRNTLDAAVVSAALTVQIVGDHLRSGGTIVNVVPDSPRGGSVDAAIKAALADWTAGQAEYFGTRGITVNAVASGRSAQPGYDGLGTTPPSVADEFARLAVFLSTHAARHITGQMLHVSRGALATLG
- a CDS encoding LLM class F420-dependent oxidoreductase, producing the protein MTIRLGLQIPNFSYGTGVSELFPTVIAQAREAEAAGYDSVFVMDHFYQLPGLGTPDQPMLEAYTALGALATATEKVQLGTLVTGNTYRNPTLLAKAITTLDVASQGRAILGIGTGWFELEHDSLGYEFGTFTDRFNKLGEALQIILPMLAGERPTFTGKYYRTVEAMANPRFREHIPLMIGGSGEKKTIPLAAQHFDHLNIIANFDELPRKLDVIRQQCEQIGRDPATLETSMLVIALIGEHYTADAIPPDFQQRAVFGSAEQIAEQLKTKLFDTGVDGVILSPVTMGGYVPGGITAVADVVKPLISG
- a CDS encoding NAD(P)/FAD-dependent oxidoreductase produces the protein MSHPGATASDRHRVVIIGSGFGGLNAAQALKKADVDIKLIARTTHHLFQPLLYQVATGIISEGEIAPPTRLILRKQRNAQVLLGDVTHVDLEKQTVDSILLGHTYSTPYDTLILAAGAGQSYFGNDHFAEWAPGMKSIDDALELRGRILGAFEQAERSSDPERRKKLLTFVVVGAGPTGVEMAGQIQELADQTLKGSFRHIDPTEAHVILLDAAPAVLPPMGEKLGLKAKARLEKMGVEIQLNAMVTDVDRNGITVKDKDGTLRRIESACKVWSAGVQASPLGRDLAAQSDTEIDRAGRVKVNPDLSIPGHPNVFVIGDMAFVDGVPGMAQGAIQGGKYVANIIKTEAKAREHGTIPKPRAPFKYFDKGSMATVSKWNAVAKVGKFEFSGFFAWLAWLGLHLIYLVGFKTKIATLLSWAVTFLSRQRGQLTITEQQAYARTRIEELEEIAASVQETEKAAS
- the ureG gene encoding urease accessory protein UreG codes for the protein MPPHFLDGEPHTHVDRPKRVREPGEPLRIGVGGPVGSGKTALVAALCRQLRDELSLAVLTNDIYTTEDADFLRRHAVLPDERIAAVQTGGCPHTAIRDDITANLDAIDDLIETTPGLDLILVESGGDNLTATFSSGLVDVQIFVVDVAGGDKVPRKGGPGVTFSDLLVVNKTDLAPLVGADLDVMRRDAAKVRQERPTVLISLTDDPTAGPVLSWVRAQLAAQV